In the Pedobacter cryoconitis genome, CTCAATGCACGGTCTGCAGCGATCGCTCCATCATAACCCAGATCATAATTTTGTGGTGAGTAATTGCCAATCTGAGTAGGAATATCAGGGATCAGGGTTTTTGGAAGTATCAACCCATCATTTAACATGCTGGCATATAACAGTGGTTTTAAGGTACTGCCTGGACTGCGCGGTGCTTTGATCATGTCTACATGACTTTCCAATGCTGCATTTTCTGGCTGATAAATGTTCCCTGCATAAGCCATCACTGTACCGTTTTTCACATTCAATACCAGCGCAGCAATGTTATCAATATCATTTGCACGGTACCGGTTGTTATATCTTTTTAATAAGGAATTGATCTTTAATTGCAGTGCTTCGTCTAAAGTCGACCTGATCCTTGTAGTGGGAATTTTTAAACTGGCTCTTTCTGTTTTAAATCTGTTCAGTAAATGTGGCGCATTTTGGGGTAATGGCCTCGGTTTTCCGGGTACGGGCTCGAGCTTTGACAGGTTGGCAGTAGCCTGGTCAATGATTTTTAATTTAGCAAGCTGGTCAAGCAGGTTATTTCTTTTGGTAATTAAACGGGTAATATTCCGGCCCGGATGTACCAGCCCCGGACTATTCGGTAAAACTGCCAGGGTTGCCATTTCTCCCCAGGAAAGTGATTGCGGACTTCTGCCAAAGTACCGCCATGCAGCTGCTTCCAATCCAACTACATTACTTCCAAATGGAGCATTAGCGGCATATAAACGTAGTATTTCTTGTTTTGAACTCCTGACTTCCAGACGGATCGCCAAAAGGATTTCTAAAAGTTTTTGAGCTACAGTACGGTCTTGCCTGCGGCTGAGCCGGATCGTTTGCATAGTCAAAGTACTGCCACCACTGACAATTCCTTTGGCGCGATAGTTTTGTCTCATCGCCCTGGCCATCGCTAAAATATCTACCCCGGGGTGTTTGTAAAACCGTTTGTCCTCAAAAGCGATAATACATTTTGCAAATTTGCCGGGAATAGAGTCAGCAGCAGGAAAGCGCCATTGCCCGTCTGAGGCAATAGCGGCATTCAATAGCGCTCCATTTGAAGCTTCTACTACATACGAAGTAGGAGAGACAAATAGTCTGGAAGGCAGACAGAGTAAAAACCAGCACCATAACAGGAATACGATACCATCACCAATCAGCAGTTTTGACACTTGCTTTATTTTTACGCTCATCTCTATTTAATCACCTGCACCCATTTTCCATCTTGCGTTGCACTAATTGTATTGTTGTACATCGCTTCACATTGTACTGCTGAAAGATAATATTTACCAATATAAGAGGCGTTCAGCAATACCTTATAAGTTACTGTTTCATTCTCTCTTAAATTGAAATAAGTAAATACGCGGTCATCTCTGATATCTCTGTAGGTATAAGGAGAAGAAGAAATGATACTTTCATTATCATTTACTCTTGTATTGATAATCTCCCAGCCAGAAGGGAATATCTGGGTCAATGCCATCTGTTCATACAGCCCCATTTTACCCGGATTTTTTACCACTACTTCCGCGTAAAAATCCAAACCTTGTTTTAATACTGAAGGATCAATTGGTTTTCCATTCAGTAATTTATAGCTGATCGACATATCCAGAATGTCAGCATTGTTAGGTTTGAAATTATTCTGACCTGCGGCTGGTTGTCCATCTAATATTAACCTTGCAAAAAGTACAGTTTGGCCATGATTGGTTACCGCTGCTGTTTTTCCTTTAAAGTTGATTGGCAGACTGCTTAAATACTGATTTCCATTAAATGTCCCTTTTTTACCATCCAGCTGATAGGTATAGTTCAATTTCGCAGAAGCTGAATTTTGTCCGCAGAATTTGGCTACTGCTAATAAACTGTAAGCTGTAGTTTGTGTGCTATACCAGTCATTTGTTCCTAATTTAGCGGCCAGAGTTTGTAATACCTGTGCTGCTTTCCCTCTTTGCCCCATCAGGGTTAGGGTCTCCAGGATCATAGCTTCATCACGACTGTCAGAACCATAAGTTCCACCTAGTTGTGCATAAGGCTTAACGGTTACCTCAAGTCCTTTAATCAATGCATTAGCTGCAGAAGCCTGTCCTGCAAGCTGATAAGCTGCTGCCAGTCTCCATTTAGCGCTGACCGACAAATATTCAAATGCACGTAACCTGTTCATGGCTGCCATCTCTGGTTTACGTGCCAGGGCCAGCACATATAAGCGATAGGCTTGTGAGAGATCGCCTCCGTAGAAATTGTTGCTATTGGGTACCCAGCTTCCTGCTTTTCCTTTCAGGTAACGTAAAACTTCATCCAGCATACCCACAGGGATATTATAGCCACCGTTTTGTGCTTCTACTAGGAAGTGTCCGGCATAATTTGTTCCCCATTCATCAGCCGCAGGTTCACCCGGCCAATAAGCCAGGCCTCCTTCTGTCGTTTGGAAGGAACGCAACCTGTTAATCCCAGCCTTGATATTCTTATCGGTTTGCGCTTTTTGCTGTTCGCTCAGTGGGCTTAATTTATTCAAAAATAATTGTGGGAATACGGCTGAAGTTGTCTGTTCCACACAACCATGAGGATACTGCATCAAATAACTTAGCCGCTTTTTAAGATTAACAGGAGGGATAGCTGATAATTCTACACTGCCAGAATTACTTCCTGCAATACCTAAAGGCAGATAATTTGTTGTCCAGCTTTGTCCGGGCTGTATAATGGCAGAAACTACATTCGTCACGTATGGATTTGGATTTCTGATATCCAGTTCGAGCTCATAAACCGCTTTTTCGGCGCCACTTTGTGCAACGATTTTTACTTTGGCAATTCCGGTCATCTGTGGTACAGTGACTTCAAAATAAGCCATTTGTTCACCCGGTTGTGCGTAAGTTAATTGCTTGGTTTTAAGACCCGCTACTTGTAAATTTTGAGTTTGCAGCTGTACATTAACATTTTTAAGATTCTTCTCGGTGGCGAATACAGTTACTGGCAAAGTAAAACTTTCACCCGGGCCGATAACCCTTGGTAAAGTAGCCAAGACCATGAGTGGTTTTTTTACCTGCACAGATTTCTCTGCAAATCCATAAGCACCATCTTGTCCGGCAACGACCATCGCCCGGACTGCGCCAATATATTGCGGCAACTTGAATTTATGCGTCTGACTGCCTCCTTTGCCTAAAGCAAAAGGCCCCAGGTATTTAACTACAGCGGTAAAGCGGTTTGCCTTTGCAGGGTTGAGGTTCCGGTTTGCACTACCATCACCTCCAATACTTAGAATACGTTCCAGATTACCGCCCCATGCGCCTAATACATAGTCAAAAAGGTCCCATGTTTTAACACCCAAACCTTCACGTGCATAAAATACAGCATGTGGATCGGGAGTTTTAAATCTTGTTAAATCCAATAAGCCTTCGTCTACAAGCGCAATGGTATAAGTCATGGCTTTTCCGTTCTGCTCAGATACGGTAATGGTGTTTTCTGTTTCAGGTTTAATTTTGTCAGCCATTTTAATGACTGGTTTTAATATCGTTTCCGGATCTTCAATGATTAATGGAATAGCTCCATACATCCGGATTGGAAGATCATTGACTGTTTGTGCGTGCGGTTGTAACAGCGTGATATTCGCAAAAACGTTTGGCGTCATGTTCTTTTCTGCCTTGAATTTAAACTGGGTCTGACCTTTTTTGGTATCGGTCCAATAAGTTTTTAAAACCCGGCTTCCATTTTCGATAGAGATTAAAGCTCTTCCGTTTTCGCCAGTAGGGATAGTCAAAACGACCTCTTCACCAACTTTAAATTTAGTTTTATTTGCAGTAAAAGAAAGCATAGAAGCCTCGGTAGGATTTGCTGACTGTTCACGTTGTGCCCATCCCGGCCAGTCCACATAAACAGCTTTGCCGGTTACATGACCGCCATTCAAATCACGAACTAAGACCAGATAACGTCCCCATTCAGGTTCATTAATGTGTAAAGTCCAGTTTCCTTTTCCATTTTGTAAGGTTACATTTTCTTTTTGAATCAGTTTATTGTATTCATTCTGCGTGAAATTAGCGAAGGAGTTTTGAGTATCCTGTTCCCACCACCAGCGCCATTGTACTTTGTATAATTCTACCTGCACATTTTTAGGGCCGGCAATTAGTTTACCATCCCGGTTTACATTCACGATACTAAAGTTATGATCTTTACCGGTCACCAGCATTCCACTTAGTTTTTCTCCCTCTGGTGCTTTGATCCCATAATAATTGGTAAAAACATGGTAGGGGATAGAGAAATTATCAATACTGAAATT is a window encoding:
- a CDS encoding alpha-2-macroglobulin family protein; translated protein: MTTENNAFFKNKKPILIGSIAVILIGIAAIFIFRKHKPAEMQQAYAKYIEGYTSGTVSKKSFIRIQLASQVKTMGELGKPDTRNLFSFSPAVKGKTYWIDAQTVEFRPDEKLESGKTYTATFDLGKVTETEKDLEEFDFEFSVIKPGLVLSQNGLISQNNTSLAYMKLTGEISTADEEDPKLLEKCLELESDQQLKIKWQHNPQKNSSTFLIDSIKKTSKEEKLVLKWSGDAIDAKNKGEENLAVPANGVFKVLATKAVQNLEDYALVQFSEPVGIGQDLTGLITLGTGSDLRYTIDGSQVKIYTPEPLLGNYTLTVNKGVVNSNERVLNASTTANIVFENKLPSVTIAGSGTILPNSGKLVLPFEAVNLKAVDVTIIKVYENNIPQFFQNNNYKEANELRRVGKPLLQKKIRLDEDKTLNLHKKNRFVLDLDKIIKAEPGAMYRVTFSFRQIYNILDCAEGTGAKEVSQDDDNEYYGEKIDEDDDFWRTYNNYYSPGYNWSDKDNPCTPSYYTSDKFASRNLLVSNIGLVAKRGNDNSMLIVATDLLTTKGLSGVTLELLDYQRQVIHTVKTDGDGMASFDLKRKPFLLVAKNGDERGYLKLDDGNSLPLSRFDVGGDVVQNGLKGLIYGERGVWRPGDSLFLSFILEDKLKKLPAAYPVTFELYNPQGQLVKKAISGASLNGFYAFRTATESTAPTGNWVAKVKAGGASFQKTLKIETVMPNRLKIGFDIGNRKYLGTGTTATAALSANWLFGAVGKNLKAKVDVNLNTMETTFPGFGGYNFDNPTVNFVSQVKTIFEGRLNENGMAAVNTNLNDNATAPGVLKANFTTKVFEAGGNFSIDNFSIPYHVFTNYYGIKAPEGEKLSGMLVTGKDHNFSIVNVNRDGKLIAGPKNVQVELYKVQWRWWWEQDTQNSFANFTQNEYNKLIQKENVTLQNGKGNWTLHINEPEWGRYLVLVRDLNGGHVTGKAVYVDWPGWAQREQSANPTEASMLSFTANKTKFKVGEEVVLTIPTGENGRALISIENGSRVLKTYWTDTKKGQTQFKFKAEKNMTPNVFANITLLQPHAQTVNDLPIRMYGAIPLIIEDPETILKPVIKMADKIKPETENTITVSEQNGKAMTYTIALVDEGLLDLTRFKTPDPHAVFYAREGLGVKTWDLFDYVLGAWGGNLERILSIGGDGSANRNLNPAKANRFTAVVKYLGPFALGKGGSQTHKFKLPQYIGAVRAMVVAGQDGAYGFAEKSVQVKKPLMVLATLPRVIGPGESFTLPVTVFATEKNLKNVNVQLQTQNLQVAGLKTKQLTYAQPGEQMAYFEVTVPQMTGIAKVKIVAQSGAEKAVYELELDIRNPNPYVTNVVSAIIQPGQSWTTNYLPLGIAGSNSGSVELSAIPPVNLKKRLSYLMQYPHGCVEQTTSAVFPQLFLNKLSPLSEQQKAQTDKNIKAGINRLRSFQTTEGGLAYWPGEPAADEWGTNYAGHFLVEAQNGGYNIPVGMLDEVLRYLKGKAGSWVPNSNNFYGGDLSQAYRLYVLALARKPEMAAMNRLRAFEYLSVSAKWRLAAAYQLAGQASAANALIKGLEVTVKPYAQLGGTYGSDSRDEAMILETLTLMGQRGKAAQVLQTLAAKLGTNDWYSTQTTAYSLLAVAKFCGQNSASAKLNYTYQLDGKKGTFNGNQYLSSLPINFKGKTAAVTNHGQTVLFARLILDGQPAAGQNNFKPNNADILDMSISYKLLNGKPIDPSVLKQGLDFYAEVVVKNPGKMGLYEQMALTQIFPSGWEIINTRVNDNESIISSSPYTYRDIRDDRVFTYFNLRENETVTYKVLLNASYIGKYYLSAVQCEAMYNNTISATQDGKWVQVIK